The proteins below come from a single Drosophila kikkawai strain 14028-0561.14 chromosome 3R, DkikHiC1v2, whole genome shotgun sequence genomic window:
- the LOC108085043 gene encoding uncharacterized protein yields MDRVFGNVEYKFRTLTKDGKGLALKLTGFYAVGWTLRKLVK; encoded by the coding sequence ATGGACCGCGTCTTCGGCAATGTCGAGTATAAGTTCAGGACCCTGACAAAGGATGGCAAGGGCCTGGCCCTAAAGCTCACCGGATTCTATGCCGTCGGCTGGACCCTGCGCAAGTTGGTCAAGTAA
- the Nep5 gene encoding endothelin-converting enzyme homolog, with translation MAMEDRSRIWSTGNINHGFFSDNLQQQPLPLQRLQTPGNLSLLSAPVRANGSAGGNELINGAGNGSLAVASTTASANGKQLPYQPIGTNLVGIQSRFRRSYYHKVVLGGLLALVVFLLIAIIVLSLSIKKSSSICRSRECIRTAASLIYAMDEQTDPCEDFYQFTCGRWAEEHPRPDSVTSNDWFRERQAHIMRLVREFLRSNISRAEPEAVGKAKTMYKGCMDTKQLDARDLEPLVGYLLRFGLPILPSSLNLTLGSGSKYASASANRSYNWLESIVAIKQHLSMDLIFGFDVFPDPFNRTINRIALGTPETDSAFPFNNDDSHKLLRKIHRKTIFMTNSDDDEDDNEEDRESEEEEAARQTSAGMAAYLHYVRKVIEKYLLYVDPGVNQEEATQGITELVKQGVKVAKKVHELKEDAENMTKPSKNPADDIIYISLLDLQNQTDKNIAPKTLPIWLRYMELILKGTKHAGNPQMTSNLTIITSQADILYLQHVVEYLEETPASHIESYLWLSTIEELVLHTTSAMRLLHSEYMRVAIGTEGSTPRSLYCANGVNSLFGMAVSYVLADEEFTREKLPRVQRMLSDIRRSFDRLVKATSWMDEATKRKTIQKSAEMKSFIGFPSWLRNASALNDYYEGAEVNASTHLENLMDFVHWQMMEKLNEMDKPEPIGWATSPSNVNAFHTFQSNAITVPIAILQYPFYDLGLEALNYGSIGTILGHELTHGFDDSGRRFDRAGNMVEWWSNRTIDEYINRTECFVEQYSRYHLEDIDEYIDGELTLGENIADNGGMREAFYAYRLYVKEVGRERAKLPGLEHYTHEQLFFISFGNLWCETYTPAASRYALSDSHCPGQMRLRGVLSNSEEFARTFKCARGTPMNPSQPKCRIW, from the exons ATGGCAATGGAGGACCGCAGCCGCATCTGGAGCACGGGCAACATCAATCATGGCTTCTTCAGCGAcaatctgcagcagcagccgctgccTCTGCAGAGATTACAGACACCGG GTAATCTGAGCCTGTTATCGGCACCCGTGAGAGCCAATGGCAGTGCAGGCGGCAACGAGCTTATCAACGGAGCCGGAAATGGGTCTCTAGCCGTTGCCTCGACCACGGCGAGTGCCAATGGCAAGCAGCTTCCTTACCAGCCCATAGGAACCAACCTGGTGGGCATTCAGTCCAG GTTCCGCCGCAGTTACTACCACAAGGTGGTGCTGGGCGGTCTGCTGGCCCTGGTAGTTTTTCTGCTGATAGCAATCATAGTCTTAAGCCTAAGTA TTAAGAAATCCAGCTCGATTTGCCGTAGCCGGGAGTGCATCCGCACGGCGGCCAGCCTTATCTACGCCATGGACGAGCAGACTGATCCCTGTGAGGACTTCTACCAATTCACCTGCGGCCGCTGGGCGGAAGAACATCCCCGACCGGATTCGGTGACCTCGAATGACTGGTTCCGGGAGCGGCAGGCACACATAATGCGGCTCGTGCGGGAGTTTCTTCGCTCCAACATCAGCCGGGCCGAGCCCGAGGCCGTGGGCAAGGCAAAGACCATGTACAAGGGCTGCATGGACACGAAACAGCTTGATGCCAGGGATCTGGAACCGCTGGTGGGTTACCTGCTGCGCTTCGGACTTCCCATTCTCCCCTCGTCCCTGAATCTCACCCTGGGAAGTGGCTCCAAGtatgccagtgccagtgccaacCGCAGCTACAACTGGCTTGAGTCCATAGTGGCCATCAAGCAGCACCTCAGCATGGATCTCATCTTTGGCTTCGATGTCTTTCCGGATCCCTTCAACAGGACCATCAACAGGATTGCCCTGGGAACGCCGGAGACGGACTCGGCGTTTCCTTT CAACAACGATGACTCCCACAAGCTATTGAGAAAGATCCACCGGAAGACCATCTTCATGACGAACAGCGACGACGATGAGGATGACAATGAGGAGGATCGCGagagcgaggaggaggaggcagctCGCCAGACCAGCGCCGGAATGGCGGCCTACCTGCACTACGTGCGCAAGGTCATCGAAAAGTACTTGCTGTACGTGGATCCAGGGGTCAACCAGGAGGAGGCCACCCAGGGCATCACGGAGCTGGTCAAGCAGGGTGTCAAGGTGGCCAAGAAGGTCCATGAG TTAAAAGAAGACGCTGAGAACATGACCAAGCCCTCGAAGAACCCGGCCGACGACATCATCTACATCTCCCTGCTTGACCTGCAGAATCAGACGGACAAGAACATAGCCCCCAAGACGCTGCCCATCTGGTTGCGCTACATGGAGCTAATTCTAAAGGGCACCAAGCACGCGGGCAATCCCCAGATGACCAGCAATCTGACCATCATCACTAGCCAGGCGGACATCCTGTACTTGCAGCACGTGGTGGAGTATCTGGAGGAGACGCCGGCCTCCCACATCGAGTCCTACCTCTGGCTGAGCACTATCGAGGAGCTGGTGCTGCACACGACCAGTGCCATGCGGCTGCTCCATTCGGAGTACATGCGCGTGGCCATCGGCACGGAGGGCAGCACTCCCCGCTCCCTGTACTGCGCTAATGGGGTGAATAGCTTGTTCGGGATGGCGGTGAGCTATGTCCTGGCGGACGAAGAGTTCACCCGGGAGAAACTGCCTCGTGTGCAGCGTATGCTGAGCGACATACGGCGCTCCTTCGATCGCCTGGTCAAGGCCACCTCCTGGATGGACGAGGCCACGAAGCGGAAGACTATCCAGAAGTCGGCCGAGATGAAGAGCTTCATTGGCTTCCCCTCGTGGCTGCGCAATGCCAGCGCCTTGAATGACTACTACGAGGGCGCCGAGGTGAACGCCAGCACGCACCTGGAGAACCTCATGGACTTTGTCCACTGGCAGATGATGGAGAAGCTCAACGAGATGGACAAGCCGGAGCCCATTGGCTGGGCGACGTCACCCTCGAATGTGAATGCCTTTCACACGTTCCAATCGAATGCAATCA CTGTACCCATTGCCATTTTGCAGTATCCCTTTTACGACCTGGGTCTCGA GGCTCTGAACTATGGCTCAATTGGCACCATTCTGGGCCACGAACTGACGCACGGCTTTGATGACAGCGGCCGGCGGTTCGACCGGGCTGGGAACATGGTCGAGTGGTGGTCCAACCGCACCATCGACGAGTACATTAACCGCACTGAGTGCTTTGTGGAACAGTACAGCCGGTACCACCTGGAGGATATCGATGAATAT ATCGATGGCGAACTGACTTTGGGCGAGAATATCGCCGACAATGGCGGCATGCGGGAGGCCTTCTATGCCTACCGGCTCTACGTTAAGGAGGTGGGCCGGGAGCGGGCCAAGTTGCCCGGTCTGGAGCACTATACCCACGAGCAGCTATTCTTTATCTCCTTCGGGAATCTGTGGTGCGAGACCTATACACCGGCGGCCTCACGGTATGCCCTCAGCGACTCCCACTGCCCCGGACAGATGCGTCTGAGAGGCGTGCTGTCCAACTCGGAGGAGTTCGCCAGGACCTTCAAGTGTGCCCGCGGCACGCCCATGAATCCCAGCCAGCCCAAGTGCAGGATTTGGTAG
- the LOC108084906 gene encoding uncharacterized protein, translating to MFHSLSVLLFNTSEIERNLFSMADDVYQTIEIFEQAAKFEARIGRPFEMLSMIFDCLVFLAVALAIVALVLQKRFEKLWQLARLSHLREQTTNLKKINKKETLPVARSSSVTSLPEVNAEPEDDGISIPKDETSDKEEDNILEQKNMFGTSRWARNWRVSMKIQNFGSFYDTWFR from the coding sequence ATGTTTCATAGTCTAAGCGTACTGCTGTTCAACACCTCCGAGATCGAGAGGAATCTCTTCAGCATGGCCGATGATGTGTACCAAACCATCGAGATCTTCGAGCAGGCTGCCAAGTTCGAGGCCAGGATCGGCAGACCCTTTGAGATGCTGTCCATGATCTTCGACTGCCTTGTCTTCTTGGCTGTCGCCCTCGCGATCGTTGCCCTGGTCCTGCAGAAGCGTTTCGAGAAGCTCTGGCAGTTGGCCAGGCTGAGCCACCTGAGGGAGCAGACGACGAACCTTAAGAAGATCAACAAGAAGGAGACCCTCCCGGTGGCCAGGTCGTCCTCCGTTACGTCCCTGCCGGAAGTTAACGCAGAGCCGGAGGACGATGGCATTAGTATTCCCAAAGACGAAACCAGTGACAAAGAGGAAGATAATATCCTGGAGCAGAAGAACATGTTTGGTACTTCCCGTTGGGCCAGAAACTGGCGAGTATCGATGAAAATCCAGAATTTCGGCTCGTTCTACGACACCTGGTTCCGCTAG